A single genomic interval of Verrucomicrobiia bacterium harbors:
- a CDS encoding arylesterase codes for MRALPVLLMMGWLGGVGVGPVWGDTPVKGTLVILGDSLAAGYGVEPEQAFPALLQRRIAAAGLGFEVVNAGVSGDTTAGGLRRVGWLLRRPMEVLVIALGGNDGLRGLAPAATRSNLVAMIETVRMRQPGVRIVVAGMQMPPNMGEDYTRTFRDVYPWVAREKHVALIPHLLEGVGGRPEMNLPDLIHPTPEGHERMAENVWEVLGPLLEGLRGRGQETVDGSTRTRS; via the coding sequence TGGGAGTGGGCCCGGTGTGGGGGGACACGCCGGTGAAGGGGACGCTGGTGATCCTGGGGGACAGTCTGGCGGCGGGATACGGCGTGGAGCCGGAGCAGGCCTTTCCGGCGCTCCTGCAGAGGCGGATCGCGGCGGCGGGGTTGGGATTTGAGGTGGTGAATGCCGGAGTGAGCGGGGACACGACGGCGGGCGGATTGCGGCGGGTGGGGTGGTTATTGCGGCGGCCGATGGAGGTGCTGGTGATTGCGCTGGGGGGGAACGACGGATTGCGCGGTTTGGCGCCGGCGGCGACCCGGTCGAATCTGGTGGCGATGATCGAAACCGTTCGAATGCGGCAGCCCGGGGTTCGGATTGTGGTGGCCGGGATGCAGATGCCCCCGAACATGGGGGAGGACTACACGCGGACGTTTCGGGATGTGTACCCGTGGGTGGCCCGGGAGAAGCATGTGGCATTGATTCCGCACCTGCTTGAGGGGGTTGGGGGGAGGCCGGAGATGAACCTGCCGGACTTGATCCACCCGACGCCGGAAGGCCACGAGCGGATGGCGGAGAACGTATGGGAGGTGCTCGGTCCGCTGCTGGAAGGGCTGCGGGGCCGGGGTCAGGAGACGGTGGACGGATCGACACGGACGCGTTCCTGA
- a CDS encoding TVP38/TMEM64 family protein: MPTCPPHFIRWLLLSLALLAVGAAAPAAPAERAADLLRPLGPWAPIAFVTLYTVLCVACLPGAFLTVAGGALFGLTWGFAYSWLGAQLGASAAFFVGRHLARDRVARRLAQHPMLAAIEHAVTVEGWRIVGLLRLAPGSPFFLLNYLFSLTRVRYLDYLWATALASIPGTLLFVYLGSLGHLALHGRLRTPWEWGLYAVGLAALVLGSVLIARRARRRLQERVRVDPSTVS, from the coding sequence ATGCCCACGTGTCCGCCCCATTTCATCCGCTGGCTGCTCCTCTCCCTCGCCTTGCTTGCCGTCGGTGCCGCCGCCCCTGCCGCCCCGGCGGAACGCGCGGCGGATCTCCTTCGTCCGCTGGGCCCTTGGGCCCCGATCGCCTTCGTCACTCTCTATACCGTCCTCTGTGTCGCCTGCCTCCCCGGTGCCTTCCTCACCGTCGCCGGCGGTGCCCTCTTCGGTCTCACCTGGGGATTCGCGTATTCCTGGCTCGGCGCCCAGCTCGGCGCCTCAGCCGCCTTCTTCGTCGGACGTCACCTCGCCCGCGATCGGGTCGCCCGCCGCCTCGCGCAACATCCGATGCTGGCCGCGATCGAACACGCGGTGACCGTGGAAGGATGGCGCATCGTGGGGCTCCTCCGCCTGGCGCCCGGCTCGCCCTTCTTCCTCCTCAACTACCTCTTCAGCCTCACCCGGGTCCGGTACCTCGACTACCTCTGGGCCACCGCCCTCGCCAGCATCCCGGGTACCCTCCTCTTCGTGTACCTCGGTTCCCTCGGCCACCTCGCCCTGCATGGGCGTCTCCGCACCCCCTGGGAATGGGGCCTTTACGCCGTGGGTCTCGCGGCCCTCGTCCTGGGCTCGGTCCTGATCGCCCGCCGCGCCCGCCGACGCCTTCAGGAACGCGTCCGTGTCGATCCGTCCACCGTCTCCTGA